In Sphingomonas sp. KC8, the sequence ATGGCAACCAGCGGCAGCGATACCAGCGCAAATTCGACCGCGGCGGCGCCCCGCCTGTCATCCCGCAGGCGGCGGACAAGGCGGATCATTGGGTCAGCCTCAACGAACCGATATTCTTGCCGATTTCCACGAATTTGGCGATCAGTTCGGCCTGGTTCGAGGACCGCGATACCTGGGTCGGGCTGGTCGCACATTCCTTCAGCGCGGCGCTGGGATCGAGCGACGCATGGAAACTGATGACCCAGATCGACACGTTCTGCCGCTTGATCGCGTTGCAGATCATCTTGAAGCGCTGTTCGTGCCGCGCGGTCTGGCCGCTGGCCGAGGACGATCCTGTCACCCGCTGATCAAGCGTTTCGATGCCATATGCCGAATAGCTGTCGCTATTGGGTGCGATGCCGTCGTCGGTCAGGAAAATCAGGAAGCGGCTGACCGGCATGCTTTCGTAGGTTTCCGGGTTATCCGCCGAGAAAACGCCCGTCCGGGACAGCATTCTGCCACCCCAGAGCATGCCGATATCATGATAGGTGCCGCCAATCGTCTTGAGTGATTTGACGTAGGTTTCGAGATCGGCTTCGGTCCATTTTTTCAGGCGTTTCACCTCGGTCGGGCAGGCGACATAGGCTGCGCTGCCGCCCCTCGTGGCCATATATTCACCGCTGGTCGCAGTGGTGCTGCCGGCCGTGCGGTTATAGCTGACTTCCGGCCAGAACGGCTTCCATTTGGTATCCTTGTCGTTCGTCGGGACCATATCGATGTTCAGGTCGTAGGCGCCCGACGGGATCGAATAATCGGTGGACGTCGTAATCGTGGACAGCGTTTTGCGTTCCTCGATGCAGCCGGCCCAGGTCGAATTGGCGGTCGTACCCGGATCGCGCGTGGGCACCGGGGTGCTGGCGCCGGTCACATAGGTCGACAGATCATGGTTGGCCTTCTGATAGACCCAGGTGAATGTCCCGCCTGCGGACGTATCGTTGATGGTTACGCAGTCGCCGGTGGTGCTGTTCTTGCCGCCTGTTCGCGTCCAACTGCCGCCCAGCGTGTCGCATTGGGCCTTGGTTTTCCCCGTTGCGGTGTGGGAATATCTTCCGACTCGCGACTGATAATCCCAATTGTCGCTGGCAATATAGGTGCTGTTGATCGCGCGCACGACCTTGCCGACATTGACGTTGCTGGAATAGGGCACGATGCCATAACGCAATTGCAGCTTGGCGGCTTCCAGCTGGGCCTGCACCGGCGCCAGTTCCTTGTAGAGTGCCATCACCGCATTTTGCAGCGCGACGATCTTGGTGGTGCCGCCAAGGTCCTGGGCCATCGATCCGGTGACGTCGAGAACCAGCATGATATCGGTGTTCACGAAGTCCTGACGCGCATTGCATGTCACGGCGAGCGGCAGGTTTTCGAAACCGAACACCTGCATGATGGTTGTCGGGATCGTCGTTTCCGCGCTGACCAGAACGGTCGTCTTGTCCTTGCCTTCGGTGCCTTTGGCTCGGGTGTTGAGCGTGAAGGCAGCGGTCTTGAAAGTGCCCTGGGGGAAGTTGAAGTTGAAGAACTTCGCGGCTTCTTCCGTGACGGCCGTGTCGACGACGCCGGCGCTCATCGCGCGGCGGCCGGCAAGGGCTGCGGCGTCGCACGCCACCTGCATGCGCGCTTGTGCCGCATAGGCGCGGCTCAGATCGATACCGGAACCGATCAGGCAGAGGACGGGCAGGATCGCGGCAGCCACGATCATCAATACATTGCCGCGTGTATCGGCGCGCAGGCGGGCCATGAAGCCCGTCCGGCGGCGCCGCGCGTCCTTCGCCTTGCTCTCGATCGGCTGTACCATCTGATCGCCTCACCCCGGCGCCCCCACAGGCGCCCCATCGAACAGCCATGTCACAGAAGGGCTAATGGCTGCTGAAGTCGCATGGTTAACCAGACGTTGCTTCCGATTTTGCACAAGCTATGGAACGCCGAATGCTTCAGCCTGACGATCCCGAACGCGCGCTTGCGCTGGTCTATGCGCCGCAGAACCGGCGCACCGCGCTGGCGGTTTTGTGGCGGCTGGATGAACGGCTGGCGCAGGTGCTTGATAATGCCCACGAACCAATGATCCGCGCGATCCGGCTGGCGTGGTGGCGCGAGGCTTTGGAGGCGCTGGATACCCGTCCCGCGCCGGATGAGCCGCTGTTGCAGGATGTTGTCGCGCATGTGTTTCCGTACGGTATTACGGGCGCGGACCTTTCCGAACTGGAAGCGGGCTGGGCGGCTCTGGTGGATGTGCCGGCCGATCTTGGCGGGCACGCGGCGGCACGCGGGCCGGTGCTGTTCGCGCTGGCGGCGCGACTCGCCGGTGGCGCGGATGATGCCGCGCGGCTGGCCGATGCCGGCGAAGGCTGGGCCTTGATCGATCGGCTGGCGCGCGGCGACGGGGGCGATGGCGCGCCGGCCCTGCGCGCCCGCGCATTGTGTCTGCTCGAACGCGCCAGTGAAAGGCGGTGGCCGCGGGCTTTGCGCGCGCTGGGTGTTTTGACGGCGCTGGCGCTGCGCGATGCCCGCCCGGATGGGCTTGAAAGGCGGCGGCCGGGTTCGCCCGCGCGGATCTGGCGGGCGTTGGCGATGGGGGCGCTTGGCCGCTGACGTCTCTTTGGTTTAGGCTTTCTCCCCAAGGGGATATGGGGGAGGCATGGATGGGGCGGTTTCTGGCGGGCGTGGCATCTGCCCTCCTGTTCGCGGGGGCGGGCATTTTCTGGTGGAGCAGCGGCGACGCATCGGCCGATCCGATACCGGCGGCGCCGGTTGCCGCGGCGGCCGGCATCGGGGGCGATGAAGATCCCCCGCAGGCGAGCGCCGCCACACGCGAACAGCGCCGTTTTTCCCGTTACGACAAGGATAAGGACGGCCGCATCGTCCGCGACGAATATCTGGCATCGCGGCGCAAGGCGTTCGCGAAACTGGATCGCGATGGCGATGGCCGCCTGTCGTTCGAGGAATATGCGGTGAAGGCCGGCGAGAAATTCGCCAAGGCCGATGCCGACAAATCAGGCGTGCTCGACGCTGCCGAATTTGCCACCACCCGCGTTATTCGCAAGGCGCCGGCCCGGCCCAACTGCCCGCCGCCGCCCGCAGCCGATGCGGGCGACGAAGGGTAGGGGCCGGCGGGGGCGGATCAGGCCGTTTCGCCGATCCAGCCGGCCAGTGCGTCGCGGGCGCGCGCCGTGTACAGCAGCTTGCGATCGGCCTTCTTGGTCTTGCCCTTGCCTTCGATTGGCGGGAACAGCCCGAAATTGACGTTCATCGGCTGGAATGTTTCCGCTTCCGCCCCGCCGGTAATGTGGCTGAGCAGCGCACCCAGCGCGGTTTCCACCGGCGGCGACGCGATCTGGCGGCCTTCCAGCTCCGCCGTGGCAAAGCGCGCCGCCAGCAGGCCTACGGCGGCCGATTCGATATAGCCCTCGCACCCCGTGATCTGCCCGGCGAAGCGCACATGGGGCTGGCTCTTCAGCCGCAATTCGGCGTCGAGCAGGCGGGGCGAATTGATGAACGTGTTGCGGTGCAGCCCGCCCAGCCGCGCGAACTCGGCCTTTTCCAAACCCGGTATAGTGCGGAAAATGCGCACCTGTTCGGCATGTTTCAGCTTGGTCTGGAAACCGACGATGTTCCACAGCGTGCCCAGCGCATTATCCTGCCGCAGCTGCACCACGGCATAAGGCCAGCGGCCGGTGCGTGGATCATCGAGGCCGACCGGCTTCATCGGCCCGAAGCGCAGCGTTTCCACACCCCGTTCGGCCATCACCTCGATCGGCATGCAGCCGTCGAAATAGGGCGTGTTGGCTTCCCATTCCTTAAACGCGGTCTTTTCGCCGGTGCGCAGCGCGTCGATGAAGGCGAGATATTCGTCCTTGTTCATCGGGCAGTTGATATAATCCTTGCCGTCGCCCTTGTCCCAGCGGCTCTGGAACCAGGCGACATCCATGTCGATCGTGTCGCGATGGACGATCGGGGCCAGCGCGTCGAAGAAGGCCAGCGCCTCTTCGCCCGTTTCCGCCAGGATCGACGCGGCGAGCGGCGCTGCCGTCAGCGGGCCGGTGGCGATGATCGTCGGGCGGTCGGGCAGGGTATCGACCCGTTCGCGCACCAGTTCGATCCGTTCGTGGGCGGCCACCCGTTCGGTCACCGCCGCCGAAAAACCGTCGCGATCGACGGCCAGCGCCGATCCCGCCGGCACGCGATGCGCATCGGCGCAGGCCATGATCAGCGAATCCAGCGCGCGCAATTCGGCGTGGAGCAGGCCGACCGCATTGGCGTTGGCATCGTCCGAACGGAAGCTGTTGGAACAGACGAGTTCGGCCAGGTCGTCGGTCTTGTGCGCGGGGGTGCCTTCCACGCCGCGCATTTCGGAAAGGCGCACGCGGTGGCCGGCCTGGGCAAGCTGCCACGCGGCTTCGGATCCGGCGAGGCCGCCGCCGATGATGTGAATGTCGTGGTTCATGGCGAAGTGCGATAGAAGCATCCGCGCAGGGATGCGAGTGGGAGAAGGCCATGCTCGATCATGTTGGCATCGCGGTGACGGATATTGCGCGGTCGCGCGCCTTTTACACGGCGGCGTTGAACCCGCTCGGTATTGCGCTCCTGATGGACGTGCCCCCCGATGTCACCGAATCGGGCGGTGCCGCGATCGGCTTTGGCCGCGATGGCAAGCCGTTCTTCTGGATCGGCGATGGCGAACGCGTGGGGCAGGGCACCCACGTCGCTTTCGCGGTGCCCGATCGCGCGATGGTCGATGCGTTTTATGCGGCCGCGCTGGCGGCGGGCGGCACGGATCATGGCGCGCCGGGGCTGCGGCCGCATTATCATGCCGATTATTATGGCGCCTTCGTGCTCGATCCCGACGGCCACAATATCGAGGCCGTTTGCCACGGGCCGGCCTGATGCGGCTGTTCACCATCGGTTATCAGGGGGCGACGCAGGCCGGCCTGATCGCGGCGCTCGAGGCCGCCGGGGTTGAACAGGTGATCGACGTGCGCGCCGTCCCGCTGTCGCGCAAACCGGGCTTTTCCAAGAATGTGCTCGCTGCCGGGTTGAAGGACGCCGGCATCGGCTATGTCCATCTGAAGGCGCTCGGCACGCCACCGGCCGGCCGCGAAGCCGCGCACAAGGGGGATCACGCCACGCTTGCCCGCATCTATGCCGGCCAGCTCGACCTGCCCGAAGCGATCGTGCAGGCCGGCGAAATGCTGGCGCTGGCGGCGGAAAAGCCCAGCGCCCTGCTCTGCTTCGAACGCGATCCGGCCGAATGCCACCGCAGCCTGCTGGTCGCGGCGGTGGCCAGCGATGCCGAGGTGATCGATCTGTTTGCACAATAAGATACGAACCGGCCCGTTGAAATTGCCGGCCAGCGGGATCATTTCAGCCGCGCGGGCCGGGCCCCTCTGGCGATCGTGTTGATGCGGTCGCGATGTCGGACCGCATCGAGTGCGCTCGGTGCTGGTCGATAACGCGCCCGGATGGCCTGGCGTGATCGGCTGATCGGGCCATAGCCAAGGATTGTCCCAGATGACGAATGCCGCCGTTGGAATGCCCTGTCCCACCTGCCGTGTGCCGCTCGTGATGAGCGAACGCCAGGGGGTCGAAATCGATTATTGCCCGCAATGTCGTGGCGTCTGGCTCGATCGCGGCGAACTGGACAAGATCATCGAACGCAGCGGCCGGGATGCCCCGCAGGCCCAGCCCCAGCCGGCCGCGCCGGCGCAACCCACTCCGTGGGATACGCCGCGCGTGGTCGTCGGCCATGCGCCTGGCTACGGCCACAAGCATGGCTATCCCAAACGCCGCAAATCCTTCCTCGAAGAATTGTTCGACTGATCGGCAGGATGGTGCGCGCGGTGCGATCGGCCCGCGCGCCAACGCCGTTTATCGGGTCGTCGCGTATCGCGCCGGCCTGAAACGGCATTCATCACCTATTCAAGGCATCGGCCCTATGCCACAAGCCCATGCCGATGAAGACCTTAGTTCTGCCCTGCGTTGCGGGGGCCTTAGCCGCTACCACGCTGGCCGTTCCCGCCGAAGCGGGGCGCCGCGATCAGGATGCGGCGTTCGATGCCGTGCGCGCCGGCCGCAGCCAGCCGCTGCCGCAGCTTGAACGGCGCGTCTTGCCGCAGATCAGGGGCGACTATCTTGGCCGACCCGAATATGATCCCGGATCGAACATGTACCGTATGAAGTTCATGCGGAACGGTTCCGTGATATGGATCGATGTAGACGGGCGCACTGGGCAAATCCTCCGCCGTTCGGGAGAATGACTGAAATATGCGCGTACTGATCGTCGAGGACGAGCCGAATCTGGGTCGTCAGCTCCGCGCCACGCTCGAAGGGGCGGGCTATGCGGTCGATCTCGCCACCGATGGCGAGGATGGCCATTTTCTTGGCATGACCGAAAATTATGACGCGATCATCCTCGATCTCGGCCTGCCCAAGCTCGACGGGCTGACCGTGCTCGATCGCTGGCGCAAGGAAGGCAAGGAAATGCCCGTCCTCGTGCTCACCGCGCGCGATAGCTGGTCGGACAAGGTGGCCGGGCTGGATGCCGGGGCTGACGATTATCTCGCCAAGCCGTTCCAGACCGAAGAACTGATCGCCCGTCTGCGCGCGCTGATCCGCCGCGCTTCGGGCAATGCCTCGTCCGAACTCACCGCCGGCGATGTCCGCCTCGACACGCGTTCGGGCAAGGTGACGCTGGCCGGCGAACCGGTGAAGATGACGGCGCAGGAATATAAGCTGCTGTCCTATCTGATGCACCACAAGGGCAAGGTGGTCAGCCGCACCGAACTGATCGAACATATTTACGATCAGGATTTCGATCGCGATTCGAACACGATCGAAGTGTTCGTCACCCGCATCCGCAAGAAGCTCGGACAGGATGTCATCACCACCATCCGCGGTCTTGGCTACAGTCTTGAAGACCCGGACGCCTGAGCGTCCGGTCTGGCTCGCGTCCGTCATCCCTGCTTGCGCGGGGATGACGTATAAGGCGTCCCGGTGAACGACCAACCCGCACCATCGTCGGCGTCCGAAACGCCGCCCCGTTTGCGTCTGCCGGCCTTTTTGCGGCTGGTGCGCGCACGGTTGCGGCCGCCGCCGGCCACCGCGCGGTCCACCGGGTCGCTCACCCGCCGGATGATCGGCATTTCGGCGCTGTGGATTTTCGTGCTGCTGGTCGGCGGCGGCCTGGCGCTGGATCGCGTGCTGACGACCGCGATCACCCGCAATTTCGATGCCCAGCTCGAATATGTGCTGACGGCGATGATCGCCTCGTCGGAAATCGGCCCGGATGGCGAAGTGCGGTTCAACCGGCCACTGGCTGACCAGCGCTTCCTCGAACCCTATTCGGGGCTATATTACCAGATCAGCGGGCGCGGATATGAAACCTTCCGTTCGCGGTCCTTGTGGGATCGCGCGTTGAACGTGAAGGCGCCACGCCGCGATGATGCGATCGAGGTATATGACAGCCGCGAATTTGCCGATGAACCGCTGCGTGTCCTGGAACGCGACATCCGTCTGCCGGGATCACAGATCCGCTGGCGGTTTCAGGTGGCGCAGGGCCGCGCCGTGCTCGACGATCAGATCGCCACCTTGCGCCGCACGCTCGTTCGCGCCTTTGCCCTGCTGGGCCTTGGCCTGATCGTCGCGTCGGCGTTGCAGGCCACTTATGGCCTGTGGCCGCTGCGCAAGATCAGGCGCGGCATTTCGGCGGTGCGCGCCGGCCAGATTTCGCGGATCGACGATGCCCTGCCCAATGAAATCGCGCCGATGGTGGAGGAATTGAACGCGCTGCTCGCCCACAATGAAAAACAGGCCGAAGAAGCGCGGCGCCATGCGGGCAATCTGGCCCATGCGCTCAAGACCCCGCTCACCGTGATCATGAACGAGGCGACCGCGAACAGCCCCGATCTGCAGGCGACCATCGTGCGCGAGGCGACGACGATGCGCCGTCAGGTCGATCACCATCTCGCCCGCGCCCGTGCGGTCGGGCGGCGCGGATCGATGCAAAGCCGTTCGGAAGTGTGGCCGGCGCTCAAGGCGGTCGAACGCGCGGTGTCGCGGCTGCATCGCCATGCCACGGTCGATCTGGCCGGGGTCAAGGATGCGGTCGTTCATGTCGAGCATCAGGATCTGGAAGAGATGCTCGGCAACCTGATCGAAAACGCCGCCAAATATGGCAGCGGCCGGGTGTTCGTGGAGGTGAAGCGCGACGCGGGCTTCATCGAAATCATCGTGGAGGATGACGGCCCCGGCATTTCCGAGGCGGATCGCCGCAAATTGTTCGAACGCGGCGCCCGGCTCGACAGCGGCAAGCCGGGCACCGGCCTCGGCCTTGCCATCGTCCGCGATGTCGTCGAAATCTACGAAGGCACGATCAGCCTTGAGGAAAGCGAGGATCTGGGCGGCCTGCTCGCGCGTCTGCGCCTGCCGGCGGCCGCCTGAACCGGCGCGTCAGCGCATCGAACTCGCGGCAACGAAGCGCGGTGCACGGACGACGGCGCCGCTGATCACCTTGGTGCGCATCTTGGCGCGCAACGCGATCGCGCCCTCGCTCGTCTGGCAGACGACACGGGTTCCTTCGGGGATCAGCGCTTCGATCGCGGTGGTCGCGATGTTGAGGGTGCGGCACGTGGTGGTCACGTCGGCGACGGTCGCGTTGAGGTTCATGGCGCGAGACATTGGATTCTCCTCCGTCGCTCGGACGGTATTCGCGGAATTACGATATCGGGAAAGGATTGGCCGCCGGATGCTGGGCGGCCAGGGTCACCGGCTATTTTTTGACGAGCGCGGAGTGCACCGGATCCTTGGTCGAAGGGTTGGAGGCATTGCCCTTGGGCGGGGCCTCTTTCTTCGGTTTTCGGGTTTCCTTGTTGCTCTTCATCTGGCCCTTGGCCATCTTTCGCTCCTCGACGGCGTTCGAGCCGCTTTGGCCAACGCGCTGATCCGGGATGGAGCAGAGACGCCATCATAGTCCTGGTTGGCCAATATGGCCAGCCCGCATCCCGGCGACGGCCTGTCCTGGGTTCCTGTCTGGCGTGTGTTCGCGTCATCCCGTCCAAACGGACTAGGACCATGCTGGCCGGCTGACGTAGGCTGGCCGGGATGACCGGGAAAACCGGCAGTTATGGAAAGGATGACCGGATGGCCGATTACCAGATGCTGATCGATGGCGCGCTGACCGATGGGTCGCAGGCGCTCGATGTCGTAAACCCCGCCACGGGCGCGCCGTTCACCACCGTCGCCCGCGCGACCGAGGCCGATATGCTGCGCGCGATCGCGGCGGCAAAGGCTGCACAGCCGGGCTGGGCGGCAAAGCCGCTGGCCGAACGTCAGGCAGCCCTCGTCCGGCTGGCCGATGCGATCGACGCGAATGCCGCCGATCTCGCCCGCAATCTCGTGATGGAACAGGGCAAGCCGCTCGAACAGGCGCAGGCCGAAACCGCTTATGCCGCCATTTTCCTGCGTCATTTCGCCACCCAGTCGCTCGAACCGGAAACCGTGCAGGATGATGCGGATTTCCACATCCAGACGCATTATCGTCCGCTTGGCGTGGTCGCGGGGATCACGCCGTGGAATTTCCCGCTGCTGATCGGCTGCTACAAGCTCGCCCCCGCCGTGCTGCTGGGCAACAGCTTCATCTGGAAGGCCGCGCCCACCACGCCCGTCACCGCGCTGATGATCGCCAAACTGGCCAAGGACATCTTCCCCGCCGGTGTCGTCAACGTGCTGGTCGACAAGAATGATCTGGGCCAGGTGCTGACCACGCATCCCGATGTCGCCAAGATCAGCTTCACCGGCTCCACCCCCACCGGCCGCAAGGTGATGGAGGCATCGGCCTCGTCCCTGAAGCGCCTGACCCTGGAACTCGGCGGCAATGATGCGGGCATCGTCCTGCCCGACGCGGATATCGCCAAGACCGCGCAGCGTGTGGCCGGCAGCGCGTTCAACAATGCGGGCCAAGTCTGCATCGCGCTCAAGC encodes:
- a CDS encoding TadE/TadG family type IV pilus assembly protein, whose product is MVQPIESKAKDARRRRTGFMARLRADTRGNVLMIVAAAILPVLCLIGSGIDLSRAYAAQARMQVACDAAALAGRRAMSAGVVDTAVTEEAAKFFNFNFPQGTFKTAAFTLNTRAKGTEGKDKTTVLVSAETTIPTTIMQVFGFENLPLAVTCNARQDFVNTDIMLVLDVTGSMAQDLGGTTKIVALQNAVMALYKELAPVQAQLEAAKLQLRYGIVPYSSNVNVGKVVRAINSTYIASDNWDYQSRVGRYSHTATGKTKAQCDTLGGSWTRTGGKNSTTGDCVTINDTSAGGTFTWVYQKANHDLSTYVTGASTPVPTRDPGTTANSTWAGCIEERKTLSTITTSTDYSIPSGAYDLNIDMVPTNDKDTKWKPFWPEVSYNRTAGSTTATSGEYMATRGGSAAYVACPTEVKRLKKWTEADLETYVKSLKTIGGTYHDIGMLWGGRMLSRTGVFSADNPETYESMPVSRFLIFLTDDGIAPNSDSYSAYGIETLDQRVTGSSSASGQTARHEQRFKMICNAIKRQNVSIWVISFHASLDPSAALKECATSPTQVSRSSNQAELIAKFVEIGKNIGSLRLTQ
- a CDS encoding sensor histidine kinase, with the protein product MIGISALWIFVLLVGGGLALDRVLTTAITRNFDAQLEYVLTAMIASSEIGPDGEVRFNRPLADQRFLEPYSGLYYQISGRGYETFRSRSLWDRALNVKAPRRDDAIEVYDSREFADEPLRVLERDIRLPGSQIRWRFQVAQGRAVLDDQIATLRRTLVRAFALLGLGLIVASALQATYGLWPLRKIRRGISAVRAGQISRIDDALPNEIAPMVEELNALLAHNEKQAEEARRHAGNLAHALKTPLTVIMNEATANSPDLQATIVREATTMRRQVDHHLARARAVGRRGSMQSRSEVWPALKAVERAVSRLHRHATVDLAGVKDAVVHVEHQDLEEMLGNLIENAAKYGSGRVFVEVKRDAGFIEIIVEDDGPGISEADRRKLFERGARLDSGKPGTGLGLAIVRDVVEIYEGTISLEESEDLGGLLARLRLPAAA
- a CDS encoding EF-hand domain-containing protein — translated: MGRFLAGVASALLFAGAGIFWWSSGDASADPIPAAPVAAAAGIGGDEDPPQASAATREQRRFSRYDKDKDGRIVRDEYLASRRKAFAKLDRDGDGRLSFEEYAVKAGEKFAKADADKSGVLDAAEFATTRVIRKAPARPNCPPPPAADAGDEG
- a CDS encoding squalene/phytoene synthase family protein, coding for MLQPDDPERALALVYAPQNRRTALAVLWRLDERLAQVLDNAHEPMIRAIRLAWWREALEALDTRPAPDEPLLQDVVAHVFPYGITGADLSELEAGWAALVDVPADLGGHAAARGPVLFALAARLAGGADDAARLADAGEGWALIDRLARGDGGDGAPALRARALCLLERASERRWPRALRALGVLTALALRDARPDGLERRRPGSPARIWRALAMGALGR
- a CDS encoding TFIIB-type zinc ribbon-containing protein, producing the protein MTNAAVGMPCPTCRVPLVMSERQGVEIDYCPQCRGVWLDRGELDKIIERSGRDAPQAQPQPAAPAQPTPWDTPRVVVGHAPGYGHKHGYPKRRKSFLEELFD
- a CDS encoding aldehyde dehydrogenase family protein, whose translation is MADYQMLIDGALTDGSQALDVVNPATGAPFTTVARATEADMLRAIAAAKAAQPGWAAKPLAERQAALVRLADAIDANAADLARNLVMEQGKPLEQAQAETAYAAIFLRHFATQSLEPETVQDDADFHIQTHYRPLGVVAGITPWNFPLLIGCYKLAPAVLLGNSFIWKAAPTTPVTALMIAKLAKDIFPAGVVNVLVDKNDLGQVLTTHPDVAKISFTGSTPTGRKVMEASASSLKRLTLELGGNDAGIVLPDADIAKTAQRVAGSAFNNAGQVCIALKRLYVHRSIYEEMCDALATEVAQYALGDGLEQGTRVGPLQNAQQYEKAKTYLAAAHADGKVIAGGKARDGGGYFIEPTLVRDIAEGSKLVDEEQFAPILPVIAYDDPADVIARANASEYGLGGSVWSQDVNAALDVAAQIESGTVWINHHTHFGPLIPFGGAKQSGLGVEFGKEGLTEFAQRTVVSVMRQ
- a CDS encoding VOC family protein, whose product is MLDHVGIAVTDIARSRAFYTAALNPLGIALLMDVPPDVTESGGAAIGFGRDGKPFFWIGDGERVGQGTHVAFAVPDRAMVDAFYAAALAAGGTDHGAPGLRPHYHADYYGAFVLDPDGHNIEAVCHGPA
- the trmFO gene encoding methylenetetrahydrofolate--tRNA-(uracil(54)-C(5))-methyltransferase (FADH(2)-oxidizing) TrmFO — translated: MNHDIHIIGGGLAGSEAAWQLAQAGHRVRLSEMRGVEGTPAHKTDDLAELVCSNSFRSDDANANAVGLLHAELRALDSLIMACADAHRVPAGSALAVDRDGFSAAVTERVAAHERIELVRERVDTLPDRPTIIATGPLTAAPLAASILAETGEEALAFFDALAPIVHRDTIDMDVAWFQSRWDKGDGKDYINCPMNKDEYLAFIDALRTGEKTAFKEWEANTPYFDGCMPIEVMAERGVETLRFGPMKPVGLDDPRTGRWPYAVVQLRQDNALGTLWNIVGFQTKLKHAEQVRIFRTIPGLEKAEFARLGGLHRNTFINSPRLLDAELRLKSQPHVRFAGQITGCEGYIESAAVGLLAARFATAELEGRQIASPPVETALGALLSHITGGAEAETFQPMNVNFGLFPPIEGKGKTKKADRKLLYTARARDALAGWIGETA
- a CDS encoding response regulator transcription factor; amino-acid sequence: MRVLIVEDEPNLGRQLRATLEGAGYAVDLATDGEDGHFLGMTENYDAIILDLGLPKLDGLTVLDRWRKEGKEMPVLVLTARDSWSDKVAGLDAGADDYLAKPFQTEELIARLRALIRRASGNASSELTAGDVRLDTRSGKVTLAGEPVKMTAQEYKLLSYLMHHKGKVVSRTELIEHIYDQDFDRDSNTIEVFVTRIRKKLGQDVITTIRGLGYSLEDPDA
- a CDS encoding DUF488 domain-containing protein, encoding MRLFTIGYQGATQAGLIAALEAAGVEQVIDVRAVPLSRKPGFSKNVLAAGLKDAGIGYVHLKALGTPPAGREAAHKGDHATLARIYAGQLDLPEAIVQAGEMLALAAEKPSALLCFERDPAECHRSLLVAAVASDAEVIDLFAQ